The stretch of DNA GGTTCGGCCACCACGCAGATGCGGTCGCTGTGGTCCAGCACCCCGATCGACAGCGGATCGATGCTCTGGCCCAGGTCGAAGATCACGAAGTCGTAGGCCGGCTGCACCACCGACAGGATCCACTCGAGCTTGTCCTTCTGGATCTGGCTGGCCTTGACCGGGTCTGACGCGCCGGCCAGCATGTCGAAGCCGTTGTCGACGTGCACCAGGCAGGCCTCGAGGAAGGCGCTGTCCATGCGGTCGATCTGGCTGCAGATCTCGGGCAGCGTCGACGGCGGGAGCTTGTCGCTGACGATATAGGTCAGGTCGCCGAAGTGCCGGTTCAGGTCGACCACCAGCACGCGCTTGCCCAGATGTCGCGCCAGCGCGTCGCCCAGGTTGGCCGCGATGAAGCTGGTCCCGGCACCGCCCTTGCACGAGATCACCGAAATCAGCTGCCCGTTGTCCTGTGCGCGCGGCACGTGGTTGGCTTCCACGCGCCTGAGCGCCTCGGCCAGCTGGCCCTTGTCCAGCGGCCACGGCAGTACATCGCGGATGCCGGCACGCATCGCCTTGATCAGCACGTCCGGGCTCGGCGCCGGCGTCACCAGGATGCACGGCAGTTCGGGATGCTGCTGGCGCAGCATCTCGATCGCATGCATCTGCTGCGCGCTGATCGCGGGCAGCTCGAGGATCAGCAGGTCTGCCATGCGCAGGCGGCTGGCGTGCAGCGGCAGACGCCCGAGGCCATCCTGCAGCGTCATGGCCTGGAAGTTGCCCACCCCGGCGCTGATCCGGTGGATCTCCGCCAGCCGGTCGGCATCTTCGGAAACGATCAGAATTCTGAGCATGATGTGCTCCTGGTGCATGCGCTAGTTGCAGATCTTGCCGCCGGTGGAAGAGTCGAGGCTTTCCCGCGGCAACGT from Cupriavidus taiwanensis encodes:
- a CDS encoding AAA family ATPase is translated as MLRILIVSEDADRLAEIHRISAGVGNFQAMTLQDGLGRLPLHASRLRMADLLILELPAISAQQMHAIEMLRQQHPELPCILVTPAPSPDVLIKAMRAGIRDVLPWPLDKGQLAEALRRVEANHVPRAQDNGQLISVISCKGGAGTSFIAANLGDALARHLGKRVLVVDLNRHFGDLTYIVSDKLPPSTLPEICSQIDRMDSAFLEACLVHVDNGFDMLAGASDPVKASQIQKDKLEWILSVVQPAYDFVIFDLGQSIDPLSIGVLDHSDRICVVAEPAISFGRPGRRLLDILSALHYPADKVRLVLNRTGRKHEMPRATMEEIFGMKAAFTLPDDPAAVDEAISHGEPVAKLSRRSAMTRALQAMATQLCTPAEAERRSRTETASPLRRLMLRAKST